The genomic DNA AATGATCTGCGCCGATCATGTATACGTTTTCCATTTCCGTCCCCGAGCGAATCAAGGAACGTTCGCCAATCACGCAACGCTTCAAGTGGGCATCCGAAATAATACATCCATCGCCAACGAGCACATTTTGCATGGTACAGCTATTAACTTTTGCCGCCGGTAGGGTTTTGGGCTGCGTGTAGATCGGTTTTGAAACATCAAAAAAGTTAAATTCCGGGACAAGATCGGTGAGCATGAGATTGGTTTCAAAAAACGAACGGACCGTTCCAATATCTTCCCAATAATCTTCGAAAATAAAGGCTTTAATGGCAACTTTCCCCAAAAGTCCTGGAATAATTTCCTTACCAAAATCGCTACCACCAGTGCTCAAGGCTTCATCCAACACCGAACGTTTAAAGACATAAATACCCATCGATGCGAGTGCATAGGCAGTATGGCTTTGGTCCTTTAAGTTTTGGCGCAATGGGCCTGAGAGTGTGAAGCTACGGATGAGCTCGGAATCGGTCGGTTTTTCGACGAATTCGGCAATAGAGAAATCATTCTTAACGCGCATGATGCCGAAAGCGGAAACCCTATTGCCAGGAATAGGCTTTGCAGAGATCGTAACATCAGCAGAAGTCTGGAGGTGATGGCGTACCAAAGCGCCAATATCCATACGATAAAGTTGGTCGCCCGATAAAATTACAACGAGATCATTGGCGGGATCATTGAGGTAGCGCAAGTTTTTACGAACAGCATCAGCAGTTCCCTCATACCAATTGCCGATACCATCGGCTGTTTGCTCCGCTGAAAAAATTTCGATTTTCCCCTTGGTAAACGGGTCAAACTTGTAGGTACTGTTAATGTGAGTATGCAGTGAGCGCGTATTGAACTGCGTCAAAATATAAATATCTTTAAATCCGGAGTTGATGCAATTGCTGATTGGTATGTCGACGAGGCGATACTTCCCCGCCAAAGGGACAGCCGGTTTACAGCGATCTTTCGTCAAC from Verrucomicrobiota bacterium includes the following:
- a CDS encoding sugar phosphate nucleotidyltransferase, yielding MGNVACVIMGGGRGTRLFPLTKDRCKPAVPLAGKYRLVDIPISNCINSGFKDIYILTQFNTRSLHTHINSTYKFDPFTKGKIEIFSAEQTADGIGNWYEGTADAVRKNLRYLNDPANDLVVILSGDQLYRMDIGALVRHHLQTSADVTISAKPIPGNRVSAFGIMRVKNDFSIAEFVEKPTDSELIRSFTLSGPLRQNLKDQSHTAYALASMGIYVFKRSVLDEALSTGGSDFGKEIIPGLLGKVAIKAFIFEDYWEDIGTVRSFFETNLMLTDLVPEFNFFDVSKPIYTQPKTLPAAKVNSCTMQNVLVGDGCIISDAHLKRCVIGERSLIRSGTEMENVYMIGADHFENESNPVPLGIGEHCHIKNCIIDRNARIGAGANLSPEGKPANYDHSEDIYIRDHVLCIGKHAVIPSGFSF